In the genome of Meles meles chromosome 2, mMelMel3.1 paternal haplotype, whole genome shotgun sequence, one region contains:
- the LOC123929615 gene encoding spondin-2, protein MGAPSHATTWGRALWAVLLTTFGSVASQPLGGESVCTARPLAKYSITFTGKWSQTAFPKQYPLFRPPAQWSSLLGAAHSSDYSLWRKNQYVSDGLRDFAERGEAWALMREMEAAGEKLQSVHEVFSAPAVPSGTGQTSAELEAHSRHSLVSFVVRIIPSPDWFVGVDSLDLCDGDRWREQVAVDLYPYDAGTDSGFTFSSPNFATIPQDTVTEITSSSPSHPANSFYYPRLKSLPPIARVTLVRLRHNPRAFVPPAPGPVGAGGSNEIVDSVSVAETPLDCEVSLWSSWGLCAGPCGKLGAKSRTRYIRVQPANHGAPCPELEEEAECVPDNCV, encoded by the exons ATGGGAGCCCCAAGTCACGCCACCACCTGGGGCAGGGCCCTCTGGGCTGTCCTCCTGACCACATTTGGCTCTGTGGCCAGCCAGCCGCTGGGGGGAGAGTCTGTCTGCACAGCCCGGCCCCTGGCCAAGTACAGCATCACCTTCACGGGCAAGTGGAGCCAGACAGCCTTCCCCAAGCAGTACCCCCTGTTCCGGCCCCCCGCACAGTGGTCCTCCCTGCTGG GGGCCGCGCACAGCTCCGACTACAGCTTGTGGAGGAAGAACCAGTACGTCAGCGACGGGCTCAGGGACTTTGCGGAGCGGGGCGAGGCCTGGGCCCTGATGCGGGAGATGGAGGCGGCGGGAGAGAAGTTGCAGAGCGTGCACGAGGTGTTCTCGGCGCCCGCCGTGCCCAGCGGCACCGGACAGACGTCCGCGGAGCTGGAGGCCCACTCGCGACACTCGCTG GTGTCCTTCGTGGTCCGCATAATCCCCAGCCCGGACTGGTTTGTGGGCGTGGACAGTCTGGACCTATGCGACGGGGACCGCTGGAGGGAGCAGGTTGCTGTGGACCTTTACCCGTACGACGCGGGGACCGACAGCGGCTTTACCTTCTCCTCCCCCAACTTCGCGACCATCCCGCAGGACACGGTGACGGAG ATAacctcctcctctcccagccaCCCTGCAAACTCCTTCTACTACCCCCGGCTGAAGTCCCTGCCCCCCATCGCCAGAGTGACCTTGGTGCGACTCCGGCATAACCCCAGGGCCTTCGTCCCGCCCGCCCCAGGCCCCGTGGGCGCTGGCGGGAGCAATGAGATCGTGGACAGCGTCTCAG TTGCAGAAACGCCGCTGGACTGCGAGGTCTCCCTGTGGTCATCCTGGGGGCTGTGTGCAGGTCCATGTGGGAAGCTGGGAGCCAAGAGCAGGACTCGCTACATCCGCGTGCAGCCTGCCAACCACGGGGCACCCTGCCCTGAGCTCGAAGAGGAGGCCGAGTGCGTCCCCGACAACTGTGTCTGA